The stretch of DNA TGTCTTGTGCAATCCAAAGAATTCTGGTCCAGTTCAGGGTTGGGTTGGGGATTTGGGGATTAATTTGAGGATGCTGTAACTTTAAACTCAATACCCACAGGGGatattacaaaacaaaaatatcttgtTGCCTAAGTTAGGAACATCCCTGAGGTTCCCAGTCTCCTCCTTTCCTGGGCCCTGGGCATCAGCCTCCAGGCTTGTGCTCTCCACAGTGGATCCTGGAGGGCACTGGAGTATTACCACTCTCTCCACATTCAGTGACCAACATGGAAGGGCTTAAAATGGTACTATGATAGTTTATGAACTTTGTGAGACATTATGAACatgaacattatgaaatgaatgtTCCCAAACAGGGTACACTTGTCCAGATGCTCCTGGACCCTCAGTGTCCTCTTCTGTACCTCCCACCCCATGACCACTGTGCAAGGTTTCTATCAGTGTCAGTCATTCAGCTTTTAACGGGACTCTCATCCCACCTCAGGGCCTGAGTCTTTCAAGGTTCTTTCAACCTTAAGGTCATGGTCTCAGGGGCATGATCTTATCCTGGTGCCACTGTGAAGGGGAAAAGCCCAGATTCTCTCTACTTTTAAGTTCAGTCACAAAATCTCCAACTGAGATTCTGAGATGCCAAATCCCAGGCTAGTTCTgatcaattaataaaataatagaccAAAGGGGCTCAAAGAGGAAGAAGTAGAAAGCTGGATTGTCAGCATGGGTTTTCCCTTTCTAATTACCACATAAAaaaaggtgatttaaaaaaaccagAATGTTCTCTCAGCTCCAATTATGTTTAAATTAGGGAGTACAGAACTCCACCTCCATTGAATTTGTTTACAGTGTGACTACATGGATGAGGCCAAAGCTGAGCCTATCTGTAACTGGGGCCAAGGGCCTCAAGTGCAGCCAGGGAGGAAACCTTACCTTGTGGCCAACAATGGTCAAATAATCCACCCCCAGGTCCTGCACGTCCACTCGCCTCTTCCCCAAAGCCTGGGCTGCGTCTGTGTGCACCAAAATGCCTGGCAGGCCAGAGGCCACCCGGGTCTGGTTCAGGGCTTTGATCCGGCGACTGATTTCAGGTATGGGCTAGGATGAGAAGTAAGAGTGGATTGGACTTTACTGCTTTGTCTCCTAAGAAATGGATGAAAACAATCATtgtttatttggagttttttttttttggtaaggcaatggggttatgacttgtccaaggtcacacagctaggaaatttagtatctgaggtcaaacttgaattcaggtcttcttgactccagggctggctctatcactgcaccacctagctgcccttgaaagCAACCACTGgacaaaaactcctgggaaaaccAGAAAGCAGACTGGCAGAAATTAGGTCCAGGCCAACATCTCCCAACCCAAATTAAGATACATTCTAACCTATACATGAATTAAATGTAAAAGATCACATCATAAACGGATTAGAGcagcaaaggagaaattaaacTTTGGAACTATTTATTGCAGAAGAGTTGTAATCAAACATATATAAAGAACCTTGGAATTAGGgttgaagaaagataaaaatggaatatttgAGTTGCACAGAATTAAATAGGTTtgatataaacaaaatcaatgcaactaaaattaccggaggaaaaaaaaaagtctttccagTAAATTTCTCTGTTAAAATCATTTCTAAGATAGGGGCATcgaggtggcccagtggataaagccctttcaggaagacccgagttcaaatgtgacctcagacccaggcaagtcacttcacctcagtctatttccttatctataaaatggggatgttgGAGGGTCACtgtgaagaaaaaatgagaaaatattggtAAGTACCACacaaatgctaactattattatgtctaaaaaatttacaaaattttacctaaatttacaaaaataagagccATCATCCAGTAActacatggtcaaaggatatgaacagggacaaatcactaataattaagagaaatgcagattaaaacttCTCTAAGGCCCCACTTCACATCAATCAGATCAGCAAAGTCGATCAAGAAATGGAGGACGGCTGACATCATCAGGACCAGGAGCATGGACACAGGCTAGAGGAGCTGTTGAGGCTCCACTCAGACAACAGGTCAGTCGGTCAGTCAACGTGTATTAGGTACCTGCTGTTCACTAGGCAGTGTCACTGGGTCACCCAAGGGACGCCAGGACTAAGCTCAATCCCCCAAAGAcataaggaagaagaagaggaccCACAGACACAAGAGtgttcatagcagctttgtttaTGGTGGCCAAGAACCAGGACCTGAGGGAAGCCCATCCATTGGGAAAGGGCTGATCAAGAGATGGAAACACATGTGCAAAGAACTAATGAAGGAGGCAGTTTCTGAAAAACCAAGGATGCAGAGCCAACTCAATAGCAATAACACTGTAAAGAGAAACCACATAGAAAGTGGCTATCTCTGACCAGCACCATGATTCCAGAGCTGTCTCCTGATGGAGGTGAGGGACATCAGATGCAGAGGGACATGGAGGGAAAGTCTCCTTCCCTGAATCATTCTCACAGAACCATATCTTACCATGATAATGCCAGTCTCATTATTGGCCAGCATGATGGTCACAAGACAGGTGGTGGGTCGGACGGCCGCAAGGACATCGTCAGCTTCTGCTTGACCATTCAGCTGAGACACGGGGACAAAGGTGACGTCTGTGATAAGATGACCCAAGAGTCAAAGTTAATGTCCTGATCATCCGTCTCATGCAGACACAGCCAGTCCTGTTCTGTCCCTGTCCATCCCTACTGCCTACCAAATGAAGTGTGAGCTCATCCGGATCTCCTTGCTCACTTGGCCTGACCTCTCTTCTGAGTGGCCTCTGCCCACAGCACCCGAGGGGCTCTGTCTCTCTGAGGCACCTTGCTGTCGATCCTGGGACTTTGCTTTTAAAGCCTGCTTCAAATCCTACTTTCAAGGGGaggccttgccttccctttcttcccccgcTACTAACAACTGTTGCCATATGGCATTGGGTCATGGCATTGCTCTCTAAAGCAACTGGCGACGTCACCATCTTTGGTACCATGCTATCCAGGCTGCCTCAAGGGGGTTTGACCTGCTGATCTTCAGCATCCCTTCAAGGCTCAAGAAAATGAGTCAGTTAAGCAGCCAATATGTTCCAGGCTCCGTTTGAGTGGAGGCTTCATCCTGCGTATGCCCCAAACATCTCCTGCACCCGTCAGGTGCTCTGCACATGCTTCATTAaatagttgaatgaatgaatgaacaaataaaagaaatgtttcatAGGAACTGGCAGCTTCTTCAACAGGTTCATTCAAGGAAAGTTTAATGAACTGTGTCAAATGTGGGACATGAAGGGACCCCTGAGGAATGTTTTAATCAGCCTTTGAGCAATTCAAGATCATAAAACCATgagaaaagaaatcaatatttaacaaaaattggcAAGAAAACCAGACAGTTGAATGGCAAAAGGAGGTTAAACCCCAGCTTTCACCTCATACTGCAATAAATTCCAAGAGGTTTAAATCCAAAAATGTCAACTATTGTTAAGTTATGAAAAATCAGTTGCACTTGGATTCTATCTATCATAGTTGTGGAAAGATagaaatggaattaaaggaaactaaaagagatctaattatattaaaataattttcacaagcTAAAAAAAGCAAGACATAAAGGAAAGAACCAGATTCAGGGAAGAACTTACTATTTCTGACAAAACCCATATGGCTGATGAGTGTGGAGGGGAGGCCCCAAGGTACTGTCCTGGAAAGCAGGGGCCACCAGGACCTTTCTTAGACCCCCAGCACTTTGCAGACCACCTCCTGCTGCCTTCTGGTGTGGGCTCGCTTACCACATCCCGATCTGTACACATCTCACTAACTTCCCGCTCAACTTTGTCACCTGCCAGAGACCCCATCACTGTCCAGTCACTGCAGCTCATGACCTCTGACACCACAGCCTggccttctccttccttctctacaACCACCAGGGGACAGTCCTGGCAGGTCCTCCTCAGAGATACCTTTGGTGGCCACAAGCCCTTCTCCAGCCCAGGCCAGGCCTTCTGCACCACACACCTCAGAGGGCCTGCATGCCCTCCTCACCGGTCTTACTGACACCAGCCAGACCTGGAGGAAACCTGGAGCCAACCTGTTCTcagccctttattttacagatgaggtcatCAAGGGCTGAGAAGGGAACAGTCGAGAGCTCTGGCCCGAGGGTCCGTCACCCCTTTGCACCCTAAGATGTGGTTCCTCCTACCCCTGCCCACCCTGATCGCTTCAAGGAGACTCTTCCAATGATTCCCAGTCAGCTGACCTCCTTCCTCTCTGGCCTCCAGCACTGAACTCCTGCAGCTCCCGGTCCCCTGGTCATCTCCTGGGAAGTCGCATCCCTCCAGGCCTCTATGATTGACTGTGTGTGGACCTGCCTCACCTAGCGTCTGGACAAGGGACCAGGTAGGTCTGGGGCGGCTTGGCCCAGCTGGGGCTGCCCCTTACTGTTAGCCTAAGCCAGCTGTCCCTCAGGCCATTTGTGACAACAGTCCATCTATCCATCAAAAAACCTTTATTAGGGGCCTGCTATCAGCTAAACACAATACTGGGAATGGGGACTCACACCAGGCCCTACCTTCCAGGAGCTGACACCAGGGACACGTgcagagaggaagaaaaccaGGGTGTACCTCAGGTATGAGGTGGAACCTTTGAGGAGCTTGGAAGGAAACTGGGAGTTCTGGGGGAAGGAGAGCTTGTTCAAAGGCATGGAAAGAAGAAGAGCCAGAGGGTTAGGGTGTCTGGCAAGGAGGGTGTGCAGCTATTTAAAGCCTGAAAGGAGGCCAGCCAAGCATCCCTATGACCTCAGCTGCTGCTCACCTGCCATGCCTTCTCTCACAAGGTGTTCCAGGGGTAGCCGGATGGAGTCGTGCTCCACCGTACAGGTGATGAAGTGTGGCTTGAGCCCAAAGACCAGGCCAGGCTGCTGCTCGGCTGGCCGGTCCCCTTCGGCCCGCTGGCTTTCTTCAAACAGTCTCATGGTGGAATGGATCACCAAGTTGTTTGCCTGTCAAAAGGCCAGAGGACCAGACAAGTCATGAAACTCTCCCAATGCAAAGTTCATTTACTGTTGAAAATCACTCCGGACCCTGGGCTTCAACCTCAAAGGGACTCTAAAGGCCACCTGTGGTCATCTGACAGAGGAGAAAACCAAGGCTCAGGGAGAAGATGTGACTGCACAACCCAGCAGGTCATCCAGTCCATGCCCTCCCGCTTTGATGAAGAGGAAGCCGAGGCACAGGCCCTTGGACCAGTCTCCTCTCCACTCCACACTCTCCCCAAGCTGCTGCTGTTTCCTTAGCGCCCTCCCATCCTCCCCTCATCCTATAAAGCCAGCCCCTAACATATGCTACAGGATGGGTCTTATCCCTTTATCAGACTGTAAGCTCCAGGAAGCCAGGGCTTGGCACACACTAGAAATTTCCTAATTGTTTGTTGCTTACCTCATTATCTCACTCTTGACTGCACTGAATTCTCAGAGAAAGTGGGGCTGTGTTTAAAGCCCTTACCTCTGTTCCCcctgaagtaaaaataatatcCTGGGGCTTTCCACCAACCATCTTTGCCAGGTTTGCTCGGGCTGCATTTACGATGTCCTTGGCCTTTCTGccttcaaaaatcaaaaaatcagtttaaaaaatcACTCACCGTTGCCAGAAGAAGAcaaattaaaagcatttaaagTAATTCTCAGGGATAGACTCTGTGTGGCCTAAGGTGACCCTTTCAGTATCACATCTGGTCATCCCAAGGGTGCTCCAGAGGGCCCTGGAGGAAGCCACTGAGTGATGAGGGCAAGGCCAGGCGATGGGGATCCAGGGGCTGGGATGCTCCTCTGGACACAGCTGCAGGTGAAGGACGAAAAACGGTGCTGTTGCACTGAGTCAAGAGCAACCGAGCTAAGCAGAAGAGGTCGGAAACCCGCAGCCCCTTGGGGTCGGCCCCCCTTGGCCAGCCAAGGCTCCGGCCACGCTCACCCCCGCCCGAGAGCAGGGCTTGGCCTTCGGGCCATTCCCAGGTGCAGCCAGTGAAGACCACAGGGGAACCACAGCCGGCGGCTGCCCGGGCTGGAGGGTGCGCGGGCGCCTGGCCTTGGCCGTGACCCGGGGCGGCTGCCCGGACCAGGGGGCGCGCGGGCGCCTGGCCTTGGCCGTGACCCGGGGGCGCACGAGCACCTGGCCTTGGCCGTGACCCGGGAGCTGCCAGGACCAGGGGGCGCGCGGGCGCCTGGCCGTGGCCGTGACCCGGGAGCTGCCCAGACCAGGGGCGGCTGCCCCGACCAGGGGGAGCCCGGGCGCCTGGCCTTGGCCGTGGCCGGGAGCTGCCCGGACCAGGGGGCGCGCGGGCGCCTGGCCGTGGCCGTGACCCGGAGCCCGGCGGGCAGCGCTGCCCAGGCCGCTGTCTGGAACTCCGGGTTCTACTGGCCTTTCCCTCAGAACCAGGCGTCCTGCGGCTGCGGGCGGGGAGCGGCCCGGGCCCGGGGGCACACCTGCCCCTTGGGGCGCCTGGGCTCGGGGGCAGGGGGCAGCCTCGGGCGCCCCCGGGGGCCAAGGCCAAGGCCCCGGGGCCCGGGCTGCAGGCTCACCTGCCGGGTAGGCGCTGCTGGGGTTCCCCCAGGCCTCGCGCAGCGCCTCGGTCACGGCCTCCACGACCTCGGGCTCGGGCGGGGTGGTGGCGTTGTAGTCCAAGTACACgctccggcccggccccgccgccgcgCCGCGGGCCTCCCCGGGGCCGCCCGGCGCCTCCATGCCGCAGCCCCGCCGCGCGCCtcccgccccgcccggcccggaGGGCCGCCGCTCCGCCCAATCACCGCGCGGCTTCCCCTTCCGCCCCGCCCCCTTCTCGGGGCCCGGGTCGTGCATCccggggaagggggaggggagctgGTCTCGGTGCGAGAGATGATTGGCTAACGGTCGCCCTTCCGACCAATCGGGTTCGGCTATTGATTTTGACCCCCTCCTCCCCTCGGCCGAGGGACAAAACCCACGGTCGACACTCGGATTGGCCGAGGGCAGCCGCTCCAGCCAATCAGGGTCCCGCTCATGCTGCGTCGGGACAGCTAGACTCAAAGGacggagggagggaggagataaAACCGGGAGAATCCCGAGAGCTGATTGGTTCGCTTCACCATCGCACTCGCCAATCGTCACGAGGTTTCCCCTCCACACACACCTCGCGGCGGCAGAGGGCGGAGCCGGGAGGGCAGCACGGTGATTGGCTGGTGTGGAAAGCTCGGCCAATCAGAGCCCGCAGCGAGGATTCTCACGGCCTCCCTGCCCGCGCCCCGCTCTCCGCCTGGGAGGCCTCCCCACACCGGGAGGGCCGTGCAggcgcccctcccccacccctccctttAAGAGAAAAGGACAGAAGCGGAAGTCTCCCTCTGGCCCCGCCCCCAGGCAGGCCCCGCCCCGCTATCCTTCCACACGTGGGAGCCGCTGGGCCCCTGGagcaggaggacccgagttcaagtccagcctcaggcACGCGCTAGCTGGGGGAGCCCGGCCACCCTCCCCTTGAAGATCCAGAGGCGGACCCCCCCAAAGACCCCGACCCCTTGTTCCACCGCACAGAGAGGCGAGGGAGGCGCTGGGGAGTGATTCCATCTGGGGATCACAAATTCCTCCAAAATACTGAATCATGGAAATCCTGGGAAGCCCGGGTCCGGTGGGAACGGCAGCCCCGCCCGAGGTGGACCCCCCAAGGCCGGGCAAAGCCCCACAGCTCTCCGGTGGAACCCCACAGCTGTGTGAGGGTCTCCCCAGGGGCCTGTGGTCTAGTCCGGGAGAGGAGCCGGAGCAGACCTCCAGCACCTGGGAGAGGCCAAGAGCCCTGGGCACCGAGACTGGGGGTCCTAAGAGGGAGGGGGGGATGGCAAAGGGGCTTTGAATGCCCagacagagaggaagggagaagccCCTCTGGCCGAGAGGTGTCCAAAAAGCCATTATTCCCCCAATCTTGCAAAATACCGCTGTGGGGTGGAAAGCCCCACCATCCCCCAAAGTGACTCATCCAATAAGGAGCTGACACTTCGGCAATATTGCACATTTCAATGCCTTTTCCATTTATGCTCTCATTGGCGCCTTGCTGGCTCCTTTAAAGGGAGGGGACACAAGCTCCGAGTGTCTCAAAAGTCTGGGGACGGTTATTAAACCGCTAACTTCGGAAGGATGAACTTCACCGCCAACCTTTGAAAGTTGAAGTATTtacatttttcacatttatttaattctgtgAAGTTTGAATGACAACTTTTTCAGGAAAAGAAGGAGTCCTTACCATTGTCAATTGTGTCTATAGTGCTTTCTGGGCAACACTTTCTTGTGGTCAAGATTTTACCTGGATTGTGTttcctgtgtctgtgtctgtgtgtatgtgtgtgtctgtgtgtctgtgtgtgtgtctgtatgtatgtgtctgtgtgtctgtgtgtgtgtgtgtgtgtgtggtctcgTCTCCTCCTTGCAGGATCTTTAGACAGTTATGATGTATttacattgtacatgtacaatattctACTAGAGTGATGTATAAAGCAAGATGGTGTTGAAGTTTAATTTCAATAAGAAACGTACTTGAGAGCTTATATACTTAACCTTTTAAATGCTGTTTTCGTAAGACTACAGCTTTAAATTTGAAGCTATTAAAGTTGCAGGAAGTTTTGGGGCACCTTgtattttttatccccatttttttgAATTATTCCAATGTCCACAAAGGCAAGTGGAGCGGGCACCATGGAGTACCTGAGCTAGGTCACCCGCTGAAGCTGCCAAGGCCATGCCCTGAACTATAGCTAGTGGTCTGGGCTTTTGCCTGGCCAATGGACTTCCGTGACTCAGGAAGACAGCATGACTGGACCACTCTACCTGGCTTAAATCCAATTAACCCACTAGTCACAATCCCCCTCGGGTTGTCTTCTTGGAAACAAGACTCATGAGGATAAGG from Macrotis lagotis isolate mMagLag1 chromosome 6, bilby.v1.9.chrom.fasta, whole genome shotgun sequence encodes:
- the SCLY gene encoding selenocysteine lyase isoform X1 translates to MEAPGGPGEARGAAAGPGRSVYLDYNATTPPEPEVVEAVTEALREAWGNPSSAYPAGRKAKDIVNAARANLAKMVGGKPQDIIFTSGGTEANNLVIHSTMRLFEESQRAEGDRPAEQQPGLVFGLKPHFITCTVEHDSIRLPLEHLVREGMADVTFVPVSQLNGQAEADDVLAAVRPTTCLVTIMLANNETGIIMPIPEISRRIKALNQTRVASGLPGILVHTDAAQALGKRRVDVQDLGVDYLTIVGHKFYGPRIGALYVRGLGVVTPLRPMLFGGGQEWNFRPGTENTPMIAGLGKAAELVNKNCETYEKHMKKIRDYLEERLQTVFEKKRIHLNSLFPGSERLSNTCNFSISGPHLQGRAVLAHCRMLLASVGSACHSDHGDQPSPILLSCGIPPEVARNAVRLSVGRSTTKEDVDLVVEDLRQAVIQLEKSSAS